The proteins below come from a single Poecilia reticulata strain Guanapo linkage group LG5, Guppy_female_1.0+MT, whole genome shotgun sequence genomic window:
- the smpd2b gene encoding sphingomyelin phosphodiesterase 2, with protein MANADCVSVRVFSLNCWGIHYLSKHCSQRYQMIGEMLCKEQHDIVLLQEVWSEKDFLYLKAKLASTHPHSHYFKSGVIGSGLAIFAKHRIHDTFLYRYSLNGYPYMAHHGDWFGGKAVGMAILNIAGLTANVYVTHLHAEYSREKDSYLSHRVVQAWELQQFIRHTSTGADVVIVGGDLNMHPQDLGCRLLMSYTGLKDSYIETAKFDGCENGMTLIADNLFISKNELIPFEKGIRIDYILFKGSSTTKIYCDFMSTTKGSVPGHPLPYSDHEALTAELRLESHIPAQAGSDKTQDTPAEKLAELVDTLTEARTEVKVGLHCAERMRYTAARTGVMGLALLVLELAIAAVPCFALGAEQPFPRISFYLLAALCFAILLTTFLLYIFYTMELKSLQGAEDQMRLAVGSLQEKLRGFPVAQPHNAPQRSPEGQQPSALDPEE; from the exons ATGGCCAACGCAGACTGTGTCAGTGTGCGAGTCTTTTCTCTGAACTGCTG GGGGATCCACTATCTAAGCAAACACTGTTCTCAGCGCTATCAGATGATTGGAGAAATGTTGTGCAAGGAGCAGCATGACATTGTCTTACTGCAAGAG gtgtggAGTGAGAAGgactttctgtatttaaaagcGAAGCTGGCCTCTACTCATCCTCACTCACATTACTTCAAAAG tgGAGTCATAGGAAGTGGACTGGCCATTTTTGCCAAACACAGAATCCATGACACGTTTCTTTATCGCTACTCTCTGAACGGTTACCCTTACATG GCTCACCATGGGGACTGGTTTGGAGGTAAAGCTGTGGGCATGGCCATACTGAACATTGCTGGCCTGACCGCAAACGTCTATGTCACACAC CTGCATGCAGAGTACAGCAGAGAGAAGGACTCTTATCTGTCCCACAGAGTGGTTCAGGCCTGGGAGCTGCAGCAGTTCATCCG tcaTACGTCCACTGGAGCCGACGTAGTCATTGTGGGAGGTGACCTCAACATGCACCCTCAAGACCTGGGCTGCAGGCTGCTGATGTCTTACACTGGACTGAAAGACTCTTATATAGAAACGGCTAAATTTGAT ggaTGTGAAAATGGTATGACTTTAATAGCAGACAAcctttttatcagtaaaaatgAACTCATTCCCTTTGAGAAGGGGATTCGGATTGACTACATCTTGTTCAAG GGTTCCTCCACAACCAAGATTTATTGCGATTTCATGTCCACCACCAAAGGCTCCGTTCCTGGCCATCCCCTCCCGTATTCCGACCATGAGGCTCTCACTGCAGAGTTACGGCTAGAATCCCACATTCCAGCTCAGGCTGGAAGTGATAAGACTCAGGACACTCCCGCAG AAAAGCTAGCTGAGCTGGTTGACACTTTAACCGAGGCACGCACAGAGGTCAAAGTGGGCTTGCACTGTGCTGAGAGGATGCGCTACACCGCTGCACGTACTGGAGTGATGGGCTTAGCGCTCCTGGTCCTGGAGCTGGCCATCGCAGCAGTTCCCTGCTTCGCTCTGGGAGCGGAACAGCCTTTTCCTCGCATCTCCTTCTACCTGCTGGCCGCCCTGTGCTTCGCCATCCTGCTGACCACCTTCctgctgtacatcttttataCCATGGAGCTGAAGTCTCTCCAGGGAGCTGAAGATCAGATGAGGCTGGCTGTAGGTAGTCTCCAGGAAAAGCTCCGAGGTTTCCCTGTGGCTCAGCCTCACAATGCACCACAAAGGTCTCCAGAGGGGCAACAGCCCAGTGCCTTAGATCCAGAGGAGTAA
- the pkp1b gene encoding plakophilin-1, whose amino-acid sequence MSGADPLKSAISIRGADDTSLALPSANEYHSREQRVRAQVQSLRRTKSRHSSSGRSESSCLSPSSPEYDSVFLDGAKSSQLSSSNGSVFLSNGSSKVFTTNRNMNNQHMIGNMKRANMRKQTMNHYESRHSAGGGVARLGLANTSRSEPGLVFNNSVPRPSVLMQTQPTVEQRGNRNTYVKNHSISNHYMKRTVSQTHPLYPLNGSGQMHKHSQYRVSQPEMNKTRSQYTVTDSSSKAQINSEVNGNSVSSNITMQEAVLLLSSKDEKLQNGGASYIQHNTFINDKAKEEVCTLNGIPPLVRLLQSPNSQVKGTASAALRNLTFQNNKNKEEIQRCDGIPEVVAQLRDSESAELDKQLTGLLWNLSSVDNLKSDLLKNALPVLMERVILPYTKGSRDTVSADVFCHATGCLRNLSSPNEASRQTMRKCRGLIDGLAAYIKECVENKKTEDEALEHSVSTLHNLTFHLEEEFSSLFININSLAKNMMSNASQNNTNSVGCFNAQSKPLQSDRPFDYAVIEDPQPNGAGLLIHSKTLKDYLSLIRLTERQSLQDACWGILQNLTAHESAVSYVMSQIIVKKLNGIHYISPFLKSDKVNMQKSAMGLVVNLIKNPNLCSVVGEKAVPDLLSVLSKDTAGANESDDALAFACQAASGLVLNNVELTKRHLSEKLIKSLSSISQNYYFPKSNKAASVLLIRMWSNKELQSSLKKLGLSKSMFINDTTMAVQKSLQVVD is encoded by the exons ATGTCGGGTGCGGATCCTCTGAAATCGGCGATTTCCATCAGGGGCGCGGACGACACGTCGCTGGCTCTGCCGTCGGCGAATGAGTATCATTCCCGGGAGCAGCGCGTCAGGGCGCAAGTGCAATCTCTGAGGAGGACGAAGTCGAGGCACTCCAGCAGCGGCAGGAGCGAATCTTCTTGTCTTTCCCCATCAA GCCCCGAGTACGACTCTGTGTTTCTAGATGGCGCAAAGTCATCTCAGTTGAGTTCATCTAATGGAAGCGTATTTTTGAGCAATGGCTCCTCAAAagtt TTtaccacaaacagaaatatgaatAACCAACACATGATCGGTAACATGAAAAGAGCCAACATGAGGAAGCAGACTATGAATCACTATGAGAGCAGGCACAGCGCTGGTGGCGGTGTAGCCCGTCTGGGTCTTGCCAACACCAGTCGCAGCGAGCCCGGGCTGGTCTTTAACAACAGCGTCCCACGGCCGTCTGTCCTAATGCAGACACAACCAACCGTAGAACAGCGGGGCAACAGGAACACCTATGTGAAAAACCACAGCATCAGCAATCACTATATGAAGAGGACCGTCTCCCAAACCCACCCTCTGTATCCTTTAAATGGATCGGGTCAGATGCACAAGCACAGCCAGTACAGAGTCAGTCAACCTGAAATGAACAAGACGCGGTCGCAATACACCGTCACCGATTCTTCATCCAAGGCTCAAATAAACTCAGA agtaAATGGAAACAGTGTGAGTTCTAACATCACTATGCAGGAAGCTGTGCTGCTTCTTTCCAGCAAAGATGAGAAACTCCAAAACGGTGGCGCTTCCTACATTCAGCACAACACTTTCATTAACGACAAAGCAAAAGAAGAG GTTTGTACTTTGAATGGTATCCCGCCCCTCGTGCGTCTGCTGCAAAGCCCCAACTCACAGGTCAAAGGCACGGCCTCTGCTGCCCTGCGAAATCTGACCtttcagaacaacaaaaacaaagaagagatCCAACGCTGCGACGGCATACCCGAGGTGGTTGCTCAGCTCAGAGACTCAGAATCTGCAGAACTGGATAAACAGCTGACAG gTCTTTTGTGGAATTTGTCGTCTGTAGACAACCTGAAGTCGGACCTGTTGAAGAATGCTCTGCCTGTTCTAATGGAGCGTGTGATTCTGCCTTACACGAAAGGCTCTAGAGATACTGTCAGTGCTGATGTCTTCTGCCACGCCACAGGATGCCTTCG AAACCTCAGCAGTCCAAATGAGGCCAGCAGACAGACGATGAGGAAATGTCGAGGTTTGATCGACGGCTTAGCCGCTTACATAAAAGAATGtgtggaaaacaagaaaacagaagatgag GCTTTAGAACACTCTGTGAGCACTCTGCACAATCTGACATTTCACCTGGAAGAAGAATTTTCAAGTCTGTTCATCAACATAAATTCTCTGGCGAAGAATATGATGAGTAACGCCAGTCAAAATAACACCAACTCTGTTGGCTGCTTCAATGCACAAAGCAAACCCCTACAATCTGAT CGTCCCTTTGACTATGCAGTCATTGAGGATCCGCAGCCTAATGGAGCAGGCCTTTTGATCCACTCCAAAACGCTGAAGGATTACTTGTCTCTGATCCGCTTGACCGAGCGCCAATCGCTGCAGGATGCCTGCTGGGGCATACTGCAAAATCTCACTGCGCATGAAAGTGCT gtctCTTATGTAATGAGTCAGATCATTGTGAAGAAACTGAATGGCATACATTATATCAGCCCCTTCTTAAAGTCAGATAAAGTCAACATGCAGAAGAGCGCAATGGGTTTGGTGGTAAATTTGATCAAGAACCCAAATCTGTGCAGTGTTGTTG GTGAAAAAGCCGTCCCAGACCTACTAAGTGTCCTCTCAAAAGACACGGCTGGAGCCAACGAGTCCGATGACGCTCTTGCTTTTGCCTGTCAGGCTGCCAGCGGCCTGGTTCTGAACAACGTTGAGTTGACCAAAAGACATTTAAGCgaaaaactgattaaatccCTGAGCAGCATCAGCCAAAACTA ttATTTCCCCAAATCGAACAAAGCTGCTTCTGTTCTTCTCATCAGAATGTGGTCTAATAAAGAACTTCAGAGCTCTTTGAAAAAG CTGGGGCTGAGCAAGTCTATGTTTATCAATGACACCACCATGGCAGTACAAAAATCTCTCCAAGTTGTGGATTAA
- the LOC103464708 gene encoding troponin T, cardiac muscle isoforms-like has product MSDTEEATYEDNTEENGGGTEDSKPKIKSTFVPGLAPPKIPDGEKVDFDDIHRKRMEKDLTELHTLIEAHFEKRKKEEEELIVLTDRIDKRRSERAEQMKIRAERERERQAKLAEEKARKEEEEAKKKADDDARKKMILSNLSFTGFKQTQPGTKRQTEREKKRKILNDRRKELNIDHLKEDKLREKAKEMWDWMRQLEAEKFDLQFKYTKQKYEITVLRNRVSDHQKISKGTRSKRGLRK; this is encoded by the exons ATGTCGGACACCGAAGAGGCCACATATGAG GACAACACAGAGGAAAATGGGGGAGGTACAG AGGATTCAAAGCCCAAGATAAA ATCTACTTTTGTTCCTGGCTTGGCTCCTCCTAAGATCCCAGATGGTGAAAAAGTGGACTTTGAC GACATTCATAGGAAGCGTATGGAAAAGGACCTGACTGAGCTGCACACGCTGATTGAAGCTCACTTTGAGAAGCGTaagaaggaagaggaagagctgaTTGTGCTCACAGATCGCATT GATAAACGCAGGTCTGAGAGAGCTGAGCAGATGAAGATCAGAGCCGAGAGAGAACGAGAACGGCAGGCCAAACTAGCT GAAGAGAAAGcaaggaaagaggaagaggaagctaAGAAGAAGGCAGACGACGATGCAAGGAAGAAGATGATTTTGTCCAATCTGAGTTTCACCGGATTCAAG CAAACACAGCCTGGaactaaaagacaaacagaaagagaaaagaagaggaagatcCTAAATGATCGCCGCAAGGAGCTGAACATTGATCACTTGAAGGAGGACAAACTGAG AGAGAAAGCAAAGGAAATGTGGGACTGGATGCGGCAGCTTGAGGCAGAGAAATTTGACCTTCAATTTAAGTACACGAAGCAGAAGTATGAG ATCACAGTGCTCAGGAATCGGGTGAGCGATCATCAGAAAAT CTCAAAAGGCACCCGGAGCAAGCGAGGCCTGAGGAAGTAA
- the LOC103464710 gene encoding troponin I, slow skeletal muscle-like: MMPEKMPERKSKISASRKLMLKSLMVAKAKEELEQEMEEKEEQKAKYLEEKVPPAPVTGLSLEELKALCEELHSKIDVVDEERYDIEAKVLHNNREIKDLNIKVLDLRGKFKRPNLRRVRVSADAILRSLLGSKHKVSMDLRANLKSVKKEDTEKEKTVEVSDWRKNVEAMSGMEGRKKMFDAAKGQIQ, translated from the exons ATGATGCCTGAGAAAAT GCCAGAG agaaaatctaaaatctcaGCCTCTAGGAAGCTCATGCTAAAG AGCTTGATGGTTGCAAAAGCGaaggaggagctggagcaggagatggAAGAAAAGGAGGAGCAAAAGGCAAAATACCTGGAAGAGAAAGTTCCTCCAGCACCAGTCACTGGTTTGTCACTGGAGGAGCTAAAG gCATTATGTGAAGAGCTGCATTCAAAAATAGATGTAGTGGATGAAGAACGGTATGATATTGAAGCCAAGGTCTTGCACAACAACAGAGAG ATTAAAGATCTGAACATCAAAGTGCTGGACTTGAGAGGGAAGTTCAAAAGGCCCAATCTGAGACGGGTCCGGGTCTCCGCTGATGCCATTCTGCGCTCCCTACTGGGCTCCAAGCACAAGGTGTCCATGGACCTGAGAGCCAACCTCAAATCTGTAAAGAAGGAGGACACAGAAAAG GAGAAGACAGTGGAAGTGAGTGACTGGAGGAAGAACGTGGAAGCCATGTCAGGAATGGAGGGGCGCAAGAAGATGTTTGATGCAGCCAAAGGCCAGATCCAGTAA